A section of the Pochonia chlamydosporia 170 chromosome 2, whole genome shotgun sequence genome encodes:
- a CDS encoding ThiJ/PfpI family protein (similar to Metarhizium acridum CQMa 102 XP_007813071.1): MAAHKTSAVADEPIDVLFALHPKFDLLDFAGPMEVFTSAQHDPKDESSKAFEVTLAGAEPKVLSSQGAIIGSQISFKEAHERLEEFDVLVILGGNSDEILAKDAEPLGLINNFAELQKKDPARERTLFSVCTGSLFLARENILSGLSATTHPDYMTKFEIVCSEAATRNMTERTDVVEDARYVVNNLRFDLGDEDENPYIRRKSDSGRRPSNARKGSMSFKGSNSRRESIARRAAMRLGGLRVITAGGVSAGIDAALYLVSALVDEECAVEVARLTQWTWNKGVVVDGLDV; this comes from the exons ATGGCTGCACACAAGACGTCCGCGGTGGCGGACGAGCCCATTGATGTCCTCTTTGCCCTGCACCCCAAGTTCGATCTCCTCGACTTTGCCGGGCCAATGGAGGTTTTCACCTCGGCTCAGCACGACCCCAAGGACGAAT CCTCCAAAGCTTTCGAAGTGACTCTTGCTGGCGCTGAGCCCAAGGTCCTCTCCTCCCAGGGAGCCATCATTGGCTCTCAAATCTCCTTCAAGGAAGCACACGAACGTCTCGAGGAGTTTGATGTCCTCGTTATTCTCGGCGGCAACTCGGATGAGATTCTCGCCAAGGACGCTGAGCCACttggcctcatcaacaatttCGCCGAGCTGCAGAAGAAGGATCCTGCTCGTGAGCGCACACTCTTCTCCGTGTGCACGGGAtccctcttcctcgcccGGGAGAATATCCTTTCTGGCCTCTCTGCCACCACCCACCCCGACTACATGACCAAGTTCGAGATTGTTTGCAGCGAAGCTGCCACCCGCAACATGACTGAGCGTACCGACGTCGTCGAAGACGCCCGATACGTCGTCAATAACCTCCGCTTCGATCTCGGAGATGAGGACGAAAACCCATACATCCGTCGCAAGTCTGACTCTGGGCGACGACCCTCAAATGCTCG AAAGGGCAGCATGTCCTTCAAGGGCTCCAACTCCCGCCGCGAATCCATTGCCCGCCGCGCAGCCATGCGCCTCGGTGGTCTCAGGGTCATCACGGCTGGGGGAGTCAGCGCTGGCATCGATGCGGCTTTGTATCTTGTCAGCGCTTTGGTCGATGAGGAATGCGCGGTGGAGGTGGCCAGGCTCACTCAGTGGACCTGGAACAAGGGCGTTGTCGTCGACGGTCTCGACGTCTAA
- a CDS encoding oxidoreductase, short-chain dehydrogenase/reductase family (similar to Cordyceps militaris CM01 XP_006671074.1) translates to MSFPYKNILLIGATSGIGASLADKLISHGARVTAVGRRQDRLDAFTKKHGEKANAIQYDITDTAGLDNFIQTATQHPIDCVFLNAGVQSPIRLSRPSEIDLAAFHAEINTNFTCIVNLCVKFAAVLLDKPYPTALVVTGTHLSLVPAATLPAYSASKAALRAFFDCFRRQNQGKNCKFIEISPPVVQSELHDYMGQGGRKLGMPVDEFVDLAYGQLEKGEEHVNVGQPLGATAESYAEFVGARQKMFDGIAEATLAHFEH, encoded by the exons atgTCCTTCCCCTACAAAAACATCCTCCTCATAGGCGCAACATCCGGCATAGGCGCCTCCCTAGCCGACAAACTAATCTCCCACGGCGCCAGAGTCACCGCCGTCGGCCGCCGTCAAGACCGCCTCGACGCATTCACCAAGAAACACGGCGAAAAAGCCAACGCAATCCAGTACGACATAACCGACACCGCCGGCCTCGACAACTTCATCCAAAC GGCAACTCAACACCCCATAGACTGCGTGTTCCTCAACGCAGGCGTCCAATCACCCATACGGCTCTCCCGCCCTTCTGAAATCGACCTCGCGGCCTTCCATGCCGaaatcaacaccaacttcacaTGTATCGTGAATCTGTGCGTGAAATTCGCAGCCGTGCTGCTGGACAAACCGTATCCTACTGCCCTTGTTGTCACGGGCACGCATCTCAGTCTTGTGCCGGCCGCGACGTTACCCGCCTATAGTGCGAGTAAAGCTGCACTGAGAGCGTTCTTCGACTGCTTTAGGAGACAGAACCAGGGGAAGAATTGTAAATTTATTGAGATTTCGCCGCCGGTTGTGCAGA GTGAATTGCATGATTATATGGGACAGGGGGGACGGAAGTTAGGTATGCCGGtggatgagtttgttgaTCTGGCGTATGGGCAGCTGGAGAAGGGGGAGGAGCATGTTAATGTTGGGCAGCCGCTGGGTGCGACGGCTGAGTCGTATGCTGAGTTTGTGGGGGCGAGGCAGAAGATGTTTGATGGTATTGCTGAGGCTACGCTTGCTCATTTTGAGCATTGA